From a region of the Arachis ipaensis cultivar K30076 chromosome B09, Araip1.1, whole genome shotgun sequence genome:
- the LOC107615789 gene encoding uncharacterized protein LOC107615789, producing the protein MATLAKAFSRLAPSHFTPSNLDPPPLPHPSTPKSSIDAITLKGSEPLNEINSQPTLPKEESSNGGKNFVEDGKEEELEVGSHHEFQKGLSDEESSQAGDLEDEEDESAPPNPHNQEDKLPHQEAREDLKPLPPHVKHVSLMRNINFRIFLEEGAKPVRQPQRRLNPTILDVVKEVTRLLEAEIIYPISDSEWVSPVQVVPKKSGVIMVKTESGELLATRVQNTWRVCTDYHRLNQATRNDHYLFLFIDQMLDRLAGNLARVLERCTNTNLVLNFEKCHFMVKQGIVLGHIVFKDGISVDQAKIDVISSLPYPSSMREIRSFLGHAGFYRRFIEDFSKVALPLSHLLQKDVEFYFGEDCKKAFDKLKEALTTAPIVRGPSWNQPF; encoded by the exons ATGGCAACTCTTGCCAAGGCTTTTTCACGTCTAGCACCCTCTCACTTCACCCCTAGTAACCTTGATCCTCCACCCTTGCCACATCCATCAACCCCAAAATCTAGTATTGATGCTATAACTCTGAAAGGAAGTGAGCCGCTTAATGAAATAAACTCTCAACCCACTCTTCCGAAGGAGGAATCTAGTAATGGGGGCAAGAATTTTGTTGAAGATGGGAAAGAGGAGGAACTTGAGGTAGGTAGCCACCATGAGTTTCAAAAAGGTCTGAGTGATGAAGAAAGCTCACAAGCGGGAGACCTTGaggatgaagaagatgaaagtgCCCCACCAAATCCCCACAACCAAGAGGATAAGTTACCCCACCAAGAAGCGAGGGAAGATTTGAAACCACTACCACCCCATGTTAAACATGTGTCCTTGATGAGGAACATAAATTTCCG GATTTTCTTGGAAGAAGGCGCTAAGCCGGTCCGGCAACCGCAAAGACGGCTAAATCCCACAATCCTTGACGTAGTCAAGGAAGTAACTCGTCTCTTGGAAGCGGAAATCATTTACCCCATTTcggacagtgaatgggtaagtccgGTCCAAGTAGTGCCGAAGAAGTCCGGGGTAATAATGGTGAAGACGGAGAGTGGAGAGCTTTTGGCCACCCGAGTGCAGAATACTTGGCGAGTGTGCACTGATTACCACCGGTTGAATCAAGCAACGCGGAACGACCACTACCTGTTCCTGTTCATTGACCAAATGTTGGATCGCTTGGCAG GGAACTTAGCTAGGGTACTAGAGCGATGCACCAATACTaaccttgttttgaattttgaaaagtgtcacttcatggtgaagCAAGGTATAGTATTGGGTCATATTGTTTTTAAAGACGGAATCTCCGTCGACCAGGCTAAGATCGATGTCATTtcgagtttaccttacccctcctcgaTGAGGGAGATCCGttccttccttggtcatgcaggctTTTATCGTCGATTCATcgaggactttagcaaagttgccTTACCTCTCTCCCACCTACTGCAAAAGGACGTGGAATTTTATTTTGGTGAAGATTGCAAAAAGGCTTTTGACAAGTTGAAAGAAGCGCTAACCACAGCTCCTATTGTGCGAGGCCCAAGTTGGAATCAACCTTTTTGA